From Streptomyces zhihengii, the proteins below share one genomic window:
- the typA gene encoding translational GTPase TypA — protein MPTRHDIRNVAIVAHVDHGKTTIVDAMLKQAGAFAAHQQLDDRMMDSNDLEREKGITILAKNTAVKYHPKDGGAPITINIIDTPGHADFGGEVERGLSMVDAVVLLVDASEGPLPQTRFVLRKALQQRKPVILCINKTDRPDSRIDEVVNETYDLFLDLDADEDQIEFPIVYACGRDGIASLTKPQDGTVPQDSENLEPFFSTILEHVPAPAYEEDAPLQAHVTNLDADNFLGRIALLRVEQGELRKGQTVAWIKRDGTVANVRITELMMTEALTRKPAEVAGPGDICAVAGIPDIMIGETLADPENPVALPLITVDQPAISMTIGTNTSPLVGRGGTGKGADAKNAVKDRKVTARQVKDRLDRELIGNVSLRVLDTERPDAWEVQGRGELALAILVEQMRREGFELTIGKPQVVTKEVDGKVHEPVERMTIDVPEEHMGAVTQLMGVRKGRMDNMSNHGSGWVRMEFVVPSRGLIGFRTEFLTNTRGTGIAHSIHEGHEPWFGPLQTRNNGSLVADRSGAVTAFAMTNLQERGVLFTDPGTEVYEGMIVGENSRSDDMDVNITKEKKLTNMRSSSADSFEAIVPPRKLSLEQSLEFCRDDECVEVTPEAVRIRKVVLDQRERARSASRAKHG, from the coding sequence ATGCCCACGCGCCACGACATCCGCAACGTCGCCATCGTCGCCCACGTCGACCACGGCAAGACGACCATCGTCGACGCCATGCTCAAGCAGGCCGGTGCCTTCGCCGCCCACCAGCAGCTCGACGACCGCATGATGGACTCGAACGACCTGGAGCGTGAGAAGGGCATCACGATCCTCGCCAAGAACACGGCGGTGAAGTATCACCCCAAGGACGGCGGGGCCCCGATCACGATCAACATCATCGACACCCCCGGCCACGCCGACTTCGGCGGCGAGGTCGAGCGCGGTCTGTCGATGGTCGACGCCGTCGTCCTCCTGGTGGACGCCTCCGAGGGTCCGCTGCCGCAGACCCGCTTCGTGCTGCGCAAGGCCCTCCAGCAGCGCAAGCCGGTCATCCTCTGCATCAACAAGACGGACCGCCCGGACTCCCGGATCGACGAGGTCGTCAACGAGACCTACGACCTCTTCCTCGACCTGGACGCCGACGAGGACCAGATCGAGTTCCCGATCGTCTACGCCTGCGGCCGCGACGGCATCGCCTCGCTGACCAAGCCGCAGGACGGCACGGTCCCGCAGGACTCCGAGAACCTGGAGCCGTTCTTCTCCACGATCCTGGAGCACGTCCCGGCCCCGGCGTACGAGGAGGACGCGCCGCTCCAGGCCCACGTCACCAACCTCGACGCCGACAACTTCCTCGGCCGCATCGCGCTGCTCCGCGTCGAGCAGGGCGAGCTGCGCAAGGGCCAGACGGTCGCGTGGATCAAGCGGGACGGCACGGTGGCCAACGTCCGCATCACCGAGCTGATGATGACCGAGGCGCTCACCCGCAAGCCGGCCGAGGTCGCCGGCCCCGGTGACATCTGCGCCGTCGCGGGCATCCCCGACATCATGATCGGCGAGACCCTGGCCGACCCGGAGAACCCGGTCGCCCTCCCGCTGATCACGGTGGACCAGCCGGCCATCTCCATGACCATCGGCACCAACACCTCGCCGCTGGTCGGCCGCGGCGGCACCGGCAAGGGCGCCGACGCCAAGAATGCCGTGAAGGACCGCAAGGTCACCGCCCGCCAGGTCAAGGACCGCCTCGACCGCGAGCTCATCGGCAACGTCTCGCTCCGCGTCCTCGACACCGAGCGCCCCGACGCCTGGGAGGTCCAGGGCCGCGGCGAGCTGGCGCTGGCCATCCTGGTCGAGCAGATGCGCCGCGAGGGCTTCGAGCTGACCATCGGCAAGCCGCAGGTCGTCACCAAGGAGGTCGACGGCAAGGTCCACGAGCCCGTCGAGCGCATGACGATCGACGTGCCCGAGGAGCACATGGGCGCCGTCACGCAGCTCATGGGCGTCCGCAAGGGCCGGATGGACAACATGTCCAACCACGGCTCCGGCTGGGTCCGCATGGAGTTCGTCGTCCCGTCCCGCGGCCTCATCGGCTTCCGGACGGAGTTCCTGACGAACACCCGCGGCACGGGCATCGCCCACTCCATCCACGAGGGCCACGAGCCGTGGTTCGGCCCGCTCCAGACGCGCAACAACGGCTCCCTGGTCGCCGACCGCTCCGGCGCCGTCACCGCGTTCGCGATGACCAACCTCCAGGAGCGCGGCGTGCTGTTCACCGACCCCGGCACCGAGGTGTACGAGGGCATGATCGTCGGGGAGAACTCCCGCTCCGACGACATGGACGTGAACATCACCAAGGAGAAGAAGCTCACCAACATGCGCTCCTCCTCCGCCGACTCGTTCGAGGCGATCGTGCCCCCGCGCAAGCTCTCGCTGGAGCAGTCGCTGGAGTTCTGCCGCGACGACGAGTGCGTCGAGGTGACCCCGGAGGCCGTCCGCATCCGCAAGGTCGTCCTCGACCAGCGCGAGCGCGCCCGCTCGGCCTCGCGCGCCAAGCACGGCTGA